Within Sphingobium sp. SCG-1, the genomic segment ACGCTCGATCCAAAGCCCACCAATGCCAACCGGCTCATCAGCGGGCTTGAAGAGCTTATTCGACGGACCGTCGGCCCCGGCGTGTTCGTAGAGGTCGTCGGCGCCAGCGGGCTATGGCCCATTCTGGCCGATCCCGGCCAGCTTGAAAACGCCGTCCTTAATCTCTGCATCAATGCGCGTGACGCAATGCCTGACGGCGGCAAGCTGACGATCGAGACAGCCAACACGTCTCTGAAAGGGTTCGCAGCACGCCAGCAGGATTTACCGGATGGAGAATATGTCACGGTGTGCGTGACGGATACGGGATCAGGCATGACCCCCGAAATCATAGCCAAGGCGTTCGACCCCTTCTTCACCACCAAGCCGCTCGGCGAGGGCACCGGACTGGGACTCTCGATGATATACGGATTCGTGCGCCAATCCGGTGGCCAGGTCAGTGTCTCATCGGAAGTGGGGCAAGGAACGACGATGTGCCTTTATCTGCCGCGCCATGCGGAAGATGCCCTGATCGAAGAAGAGCCGCTGCTATCACCCCTCCTGCAGCCGACAGGCGAGGGAGAAGTGGTGCTCGTCATAGATGACGAGCCGACGATCCGGATGCTGATCGCTGAGGTGCTGGCTGAAGCCGGATATGCGGTGATCGAAGCTGCCGACGGACCCGCAGGACTCAAAGTCCTTGAATCGAACGCAAGAATAGACTTGCTCATCACCGACGTCGGTTTGCCGGGGGGGATGAACGGCAGGCAAGTGGCGGACGCGGCGCGCGTGAGCCGTCCGGACCTTAAGGTGCTTTTCATCACAGGTTACGCAGAGAATGCCGTGGTCGGCAGCGGCCGCATGGACGACGGTATGTTCGTCCTTACAAAGCCCTTTCAGATCGACGTACTGGACGCGCGAATCCGGGAGATCATCAAGGATTAGCCTCTGGGTGCGTTCATGGCGCCATGGCAATGGAGCCCTATAGTGGCTCCTTGCTCATCCCGTTGAAGAGTCGGATGCCATTTCGGCGATCGCCGATCCTTCCGCCAGCGCCCGGTGCGCCGCCTCGACGGGGACGGCAAAGGATGTCCCCGTCGCCCTGACCTCCGCTCCTGAAGCGTTCACAGTGGGAACGTCGACGCCCGGTTGCCAAACGTAAGTATATTCTGTTTCATGAGGTTCCGGGCGATTGGTTCCAGACCAGGGCTTTCCATCTGCTCCTACAGCGCCAACCAGCACAGCCCGTGGAAAGCCTGATCGGGCCATGGCGACGTTGTCGGGATAGTCTCGCCCCTTGTTTCCAGCCGCCATGACGACAGTTACGCCTTCATGCGTAGCGCGTGAGACAGCAGCCACAATCAGCGGGTCGTTCGCAAGCGCGAGCGAGAGGTTTATTACATTGGCACCAAGCTGCACGGCCCTGTCGATTGCATCAGCCACGGGTTTCGGGCTTGATTGGCAAGGCGGCAAATCTCCGACGGGGCACCCGTGCATGTCGTCGATACGCAGCGATATGATATCGACTTGCCCACCAGCAGCGTGATTTAGGATAGTCGCCACCATGGTTCCATGATCGTACTGCGGCTTGAAGGGTGCGCGAGCAGGCGTCGCGGCCATATCATATTCAGACTTCAACACGGCCGCCAAAGCCGGTGTCCTCGCTATTCCGCTGTCGATGACGGCCACGATCGGACGGGCACTGACGGGATAACTTGTAATTAGGACGAGCGCACTCGTCAGACAGCGTAAAAGGTGCACGGTAGCGTCATTCAGTTATTGCTGATCCCCCGCGGATCGCACCGATCGATACTAACCCATGTAAGGTTAATAAAGTGCGACGTTAGTCTGTGAGCGCAGTGAATATCCTGGTGCCAAAGATGGCCAATTGAGAAATTTGAGCAGATGCCGGATCAAAGCTTGTACGCGACACCTCACC encodes:
- a CDS encoding S8 family peptidase; the encoded protein is MHLLRCLTSALVLITSYPVSARPIVAVIDSGIARTPALAAVLKSEYDMAATPARAPFKPQYDHGTMVATILNHAAGGQVDIISLRIDDMHGCPVGDLPPCQSSPKPVADAIDRAVQLGANVINLSLALANDPLIVAAVSRATHEGVTVVMAAGNKGRDYPDNVAMARSGFPRAVLVGAVGADGKPWSGTNRPEPHETEYTYVWQPGVDVPTVNASGAEVRATGTSFAVPVEAAHRALAEGSAIAEMASDSSTG